Proteins encoded within one genomic window of Gallus gallus isolate bGalGal1 chromosome 1, bGalGal1.mat.broiler.GRCg7b, whole genome shotgun sequence:
- the ICOSLG gene encoding ICOS ligand precursor: protein MKRLGYGFLLLFLHILRAVTALEKIISKPGDNATLSCIYANRGFDLDSLRVYWQIDGVEGSKSCSVVHALISGQDNESQQCSQFKNRTQLLWDKLGDGDFSLLLYNVRQSDEHTYKCVVMQTIEYTRVIHQEQVVLSLAASYSQPILSGPIRNSYSTGEEVTFSCRSDNGYPEPNVYWINRTDNTRLSQSDFNITQHPDGTYSVLSTLKVNATSDMQLECFIENKVLQENTSANYTEEMQNNGSSTGSHKDAAKGGQGAQAAAVVSVVILMAFLTVLICWLWRRRSSQLVSYTAPV from the exons ATGAAGCGGCTCGG TTACGGATTTCTGTTACTGTTCCTTCACATCCTGAGAGCTG ttacTGCACTGGAGAAGATCATCAGTAAACCTGGGGACAATGCTACACTGAGTTGCATTTATGCAAATAGAGGATTCGACTTAGACAGTCTGCGAGTATACTGGCAAATAGATGGTGTTGAAGGTTCAAAATCGTGTTCAGTAGTGCATGCACTGATCTCTGGTCAAGACAATGAAAGTCAGCAATGCAGTCAGTTTAAAAACAGGACTCAGCTATTATGGGATAAACTAGGAGATGGCGATTTTTCTCTACTGCTGTATAATGTCAGACAGAGCGATGAGCATACGTACAAATGTGTAGTGATGCAGACAATTGAATATACAAGAGTGATTCACCAGGAGCAAGTGGTTCTAAGCCTAGCAG cTAGTTACAGCCAACCAATACTCAGTGGGCCAATAAGAAACAGTTACAGCACTGGAGAAGAGGTGACTTTCAGCTGCAGATCTGACAACGGTTACCCTGAACCGAATGTTTATTGGATAAATAGAACAGACAACACACGCCTGTCTCAGTCAGATTTTAATATCACCCAACATCCCGACGGCACTTACAGTGTTTTGAGCACACTGAAGGTTAATGCAACTTCTGATATGCAATTAGAGTGCTTCATAGAAAATAAAGTACTTCAGGAAAACACATCAGCCAACT ACACAGAGGAGATGCAAAACAATGGTTCTAGCACAGGAAGTCATAAAGATGCGGCAAAAGGTGGACAAGGTGCTCAAGCAGCTGCAGTTGTGTCAGTTGTCATTCTGATGGCTTTTCTGACTGTGTTAATCTGCTGGCTATGGAGGCGGAGGTCCTCTCAACTGGTGTCATACACAG cacCTGTCTAA